The following is a genomic window from Calliphora vicina chromosome 5, idCalVici1.1, whole genome shotgun sequence.
taaaaaaaagaactatgtgtataaatatttattgttctaTTAACAATGTTAAACATTGCCAACAAGTCATTAACATCATCAAGCATTTGAAACCATCAAATCATCAAACcatttaaacatattatatGGACACATTaattaatatgtaaatttttaaagctgtctttatatttttaaatgtgtcCTCCCCTCCCATGCTTTTAGAGATAGAATACGCACAGAGCCGGAGGATAATTCGATTACAGATGTCATGAATTGGTATACATCGGTTAACAAAGCTTTGCTACAGCACTTGTCCGAACAAATTAAAGAGGCTGACAACAGTGGTGTTTGGAGGTAAATTTTAAAGGTTtgtgttttgttaaattatttatttcaatactcATGTATTTGCAGATATTTGGTGGGctttaaaaatctattgaaaAGCATTGAATGCCAGAATATTGCCTCATCATTTGGCATCAAGTATTATGGTCGTGGCTATTTAAGTTCCGATGGTTTTGTTTCCTTTATACGTTATGAGTTTTTGGCGCGTGAACTTATTAACTCGACGCTAAATTATGTTCCAAGACTGACATCGATGTATAAGAATATTACAAAGACTGCGAAATACAAGAAAATGAAGAGAATGTAAGTGGGGATGGATGTGGCAGGGTCCAtagggaaattttgtttattttaaaattatacagtGGTGGACAAAATGCAAGAGTTGAATATcagatgtaaaaaaaatataaaaatttcattcaaaattagTTTGTACAACTTTAACTATAGAATAAAAACAATGAAGAGAAGGAGAAAGAAATAGCaatgaataaaattaaccctccgttagtcgcaatcattttcaatcgagactagacgcaatgtatcaaattaatatcaatcaaaaAAGgggcgtttgaaaataatctcttcactttttatttcgaaaacataaaaacaatattatatacaaagtatttaaaagagtaataaaaataaaattgcagtaaaaatattattttatcaaaaaatagcttaaaatttagggtgtttaaaaaattttacaataaaaaaatatttgcctgtgtcaaccagatcagttgcgagtaacggagggttaaacaaaattactctcttttcacacatatggGCAATCAAGTACTTACCACAACTGCTTATAAAGTGATATAACTTAAACTAGTTACAAGTAATGACTTTAAGAACCCGCTAATTGTAAGAACTCATAGAAAACTCATGTTTTAGAAAAGTGATATTAcggaatatagttttcaaaactctattctactacttctaagtaatgcaaacggtatttagatttttttattcagtaGTTGTTTGACATTAcaaagtggggcagaatcaatttttttaaataaatctggcatttctaaacggctggtccgatcgggataaaatttgacgtggggatagccaaggagtattcgagtggCGGCGCTATagtggctcaaagtagggtaccttcgacatgtaaaatatgctatttatctcttctaaTATCCGagtataggcatttcaaaattgaaatgttaaaattttgccataccttggtccgctttttaaaaaatataggacgtacttttggaccgaatggactcgaatttttaataatattataatatccATTATGGATCcataaataaacgattttcaattaaaaaattgtattttttcctgttttttgggcgaaaaggtgacttaactccttttttattaaaaaaaaaaaactctaaaagaacatttaacaaattttatgtttttctataagttatatttacggagaacattctgGAATAAAAAACATCCACAATTTTtggaatatgtcgcccctacaccCTTCgaaattttacctatttttatcaaaatttcaactttgggcctcatgttctaaaatcccaaagccggGATCTGAAAACGGGAAGCAGCAttgaaaaccttgatgtgttccctatttatcaccAAAGTATTTCCCCAGcctcgaaggaaatgtggaccctataggcaaaattgtaaaaactacCAGTTTTGAAACTTTCGtttcaatttttaggaattgcgggatttcctttgacattttgttattttgaatgataaatttaaaaaaaatttaaaatttcattgagttttgttaataaataaagattttattacatatttttttcaagtttttaataagattgcaaatattagtaaaggtatttatttatagacgacaatactgagtattatcacttttcaaatttaaaatattattgaaatcattcggtatttcaaaaaatcgtttcgaaagaacatttcttgtttacacgatagtattacaaatattttatttctttgttgattgatatttttctgaaaactttatttttattttatattttcttgacatttttgtatgccttatttgtatttaaaaatatatacccgatacatatgaaaagaaaatgtttttgaattgtttcaagctaattttgaataccgaccttaaatcaaaaaaatcattcgtattatttgaaaatctaatacaaattttgttttgacgatgaaattgtattatgatacttgactttttgacaaatattaatactcagtattgccgtctataaataccttaacaaATTGATCTACATTTAGTCcgaactattattttttttgtttagataagttaatttttggttttacaaaagaaaatttcaagtcaatatctcaatttgattaaaaaatatgccactttaaatcaccgtccttcaaaaatattacactttttcatattttagtataaaatatgacTAAATCAGAacttgttgaataaaatattaagagaatttatacaattttgttattatgaaaaattgcaatatttttaaatgaaggagttttaaaatggcatatttttgaatctaattgagatattgagttgaaatttttttgtaaggccaaaaaattttgattctgccccactgtgcattacCTAGTTTTTGCTGTGGTACTTACTCACTGTTTACCGAACAATTTTTGAACAAATCAATTCAGCACTTTGTCCACCACTAACAAAACCATgccaataattattaaattgaaattaatgtctTACAAATCCTTACAGGAGTGGCATAGTTTTAAAGAATAAACCAAATGTGTCCGATGAACGAAGTGCCATCGAATACTATGATTCCATGCACAATTACACCGacgatttaagaattttacaaaaggatTTAAGACGTAAAATAAAGTAAGTAATTAAGGCAATAAACCACAGCAATTGCTAACACAAACAAAGTAATAggtaaattgattaaaattgaaACAAATCTTCATTCATATTTGCTTTAGGGAATATGTCGATGAACAGTTAAGAGATGCTGCCAAAAAGGAGGCTGTAGGTATAGGAATTTTAGTGGTGGTTTTGTGTGTATCAccaattataattatattagtGAAAAATGCAGCGGCCACCATACAGGTTGGTATATAACAATGTTTgatatacttattttaaaactGTGCTTTCTCTGCTACAATATTTATTAGATGTATGCTTTAAATTTGGCCCAAAAAGCTAAGGAATTGAAACGGGAAAAGCGTAAAAGTGATTCCTTACTATTTCAAATGTTGCCACCCAGTGTGGCCATGCAATTAAAACATACACAACAGGTGGGTtaagaagaaattattaaaagatttacaTTAAAACTGCACTTACTGTAACACcctgttaaaaaatttatatcttaTTAAATTACAATTGTAATACAAATTTACATTCCCCTTTTTTCGTTTGTCTAAATGAAGGTACCAGCAGAACTCTATGAATCGGCTACAATTTATTTTAGTGATATTGTGGGTTTCACTGAAATTGCCGCCCGTTGCACCCCTTTGGAGGTTTGTATGTTTGCATTTCGCATTTAGTATGTTTATGTTTATGTAGGTCATCTTCATCTTAtttgtaaacataaataaataaacaaacataatcACACAAAACACTCTCTCCTTTCTCTATTTATCAAATATTCTCACATTGAATTACACTCTACAATAAATACTTACACACAAACATATACAATACGTAACGTAAATAATGCAAAACGGAAATTAATGTAAAcatgcgaaaaaaaaaacaaaaataagaaacaacaaaaactaagaaacaaaattacaacaacaaatattaataaaaacaaattatttttctattgctGTGTGCGTGCTTTGTTTTCTGGAACACGGTACATGTCTTCGCGTACTATTTTTTCCCACTCTGTGATGCATCGATGGATGATGGGTGCATATTGAGAAGGtggttacatttttaaattcgatTTATCGTGTATTCGATGAACGCATTGAGTGTTATGATGTTTACAAAGTTGAAACTATTGGAGATTCTTATATGGTTGCTTCAGGATTGCCGGTGAAAAATGGTAAgtgaaaatgtcattaaaaatgttgattccaCACTTAAAGAAAATCTACAACTCATTGGCAATTTCGTATAgcgtttttctaaaatttacaggaaaataaaaaaacattcagAATTCTTTCGAAAATTATAAAACGAAATTGCAAATTTCTATATATCTCTTTCCCTAGTGGTAAGGATTTAACATCTGAAACACatccattttcaaaattttacaaatatttaaattacacaataagattttttcttttaagattattctaaaaataataatttgttgagatttgctattttaaataaaaaaatatcaaatatctaCTCAGTTTACATTAATtatcaagaaaatttaaattgccTCTTCGGAGAATACATCATTGTCCTTTAATTATAGCTGTCTTCATTAAACttaaaactttttctatttcTGAATATcccaatttcaaatataatttaaagtttcaaaaaaaattaatgttgaaAAAACACATCCAATAAAACACAAGTAAGCTATATTCTGCTGTGGCGAATCTTtacccaaattatactttaaaatacaaattttaaatatttttaggtaaacaaaatttaaaaaaacaagtaagagtgctatattcggctgtgccgaatcttatatacccttcaccaaattatacttcaaaattttaaatatttttaggtaaacaaaatttaatttttttccagttgtttttttttcattttttggaattgctattgctattttaaatttttttttttaaattttaaagttttttttaaaatttaaaaaaaatttttttttgttttttcaattttttttttgtgaaaaaggtcaaaaatcgaggttgtcttggttttttcctcatatctcagccatttgtgaaccgattttgaagattttaaataaaaaaattctcgaaagcatgtttgacagaattattaaagatttggatcccgaagatatctggggtcttcagaaaattgatttcaacagacagacagacggacatggcttaatcgactccgtaatctataaggatccagaatatatatactttatagggtcggaaatgaaaaatgtagaaattacaaacggaatgacaaacttatatacatatacccttctcacgaaggtgtgTTGCAGTGCCCTTTAGCAAAATCCACTTGACATTACGCCTATGgggattaaagaaaaattttgcgTGGGGGGTACTATCCCAGTTGGCCAGCAGTTCTGACTGCCTTGATCGTGGCCGTACCCTATTATGAGGAAAATTTTTGGGTTAATTCTAAtgttagtattttttttgttttggtttgatGTTAGTTTTAGTTAGTTTCTATCTACAGATATTTATTGGCTCAGTGGCCTATTTGATAAGGGTTCCACCAGGAGAGTATGCGAGTGGTCAGCTCGCAGTGGAAACACCAACCTGGGAATGGTCTAAAAGTCATGTGGTGGAGTTAAGCCACAACCTTTCCCAAACTCAAATAcctgaaaaaaaagaagaaaagaaacaaattagTAAAGATAATCCAATTAGGTTGAAACGATACAGTTTTACCAGCATTcctgaaaagaaaagaaaatttaataactattaattataatatattttaataaatacttacCCTCAGCTTATGTTCTGTCTGCTTCTTTGTTGTCATTAATTAATGTTTTGTATCAAGTTCTCACATGTAATGAATTCGCCGCAAACATCTGTAGTAGTAAAAAGGGTTACCAGATGTGATATAATGAAAGTACTCAGACACAGTGTGAGAGAAATGTGTAGGTAGAATTTTATGAATGAATATAAATGTTGATAGTTCGTTAAATTCGAATAAGGCTAttcaatgtttataaacaaattgtggGAAAATTAGAAAAGGATGGTTGGGTAAGCGATGTGAGAATACGATGAATATATGATTTAAAGGAGCATAAATATAATAGGCCCAATTGGAATATAAATTCTTGGAACatatagggtataaatataagtttttgcTCGGCCATCTTAAAGAGATAGAAGATAACCAACAGTCCCTGTGTAtacctacaattttttttaataaattaaatatttgaaaaaaaaaagaatagaaatttaaattaaacaataagaaaaaaggaaaacatCTAAATAGTGAATTTCAAATAAACTGTGAATTGAAAATAAACTTGCCAAATAAGTAAAGGTAAGATAAATTGTCTTAGCCTATTTGATAGATGAGTGctgattaattttattacttatagCAGGTTAGATTCTGCAACAGGAAATTGAGGAAATCCCTGCACTATTCAACCAGACAATTAAAACTCTTAGTCCCCCATAACTGGAGCAGGGCCAGAATAAAAAAGGGgactacaacattttttttgggagAAGTTACAAAACGCAACAACAGCACAACAAATTCTAATTATATGAGGTATTACATCACCAAAGGAAAACCCATTATAAACAGGGAAGTGATTAGAGTTAAGAAAACAATATTAATCTATCTCAgatcatttttaaatacattttttttaataatctttATATATAAATCCCGATTAACGTCTTTAGTTTAAGCTTGTTagttttagtgttttttgtttgttgttatagTTAGTCATTAGGCACCCTAGCTCTTCGATGAATAcctgacttttttttttattccataaaatttagttattatcCCAGTTTTAGTGTTCTCATCAAATCcggtagaaaaattttaaatcaggcATAAATAAGCCAGAAAGAAAATCGTTTAAGTGAGCTCTCTTAGGCTGATATTAGGTTAGGTTTAAAAGTGAATCCCCTAACAAATTGCTGGGGCATAAGTTGATGAGGAAACTAATATATAAAGggatttgttttgttgtgatttttgaaaatttaattgttctAGTTTCGGTATTTGTTGAGGCAGGAATTAATTAGTTTAAGAATTATTGTTAAgcatttgttttgttatataaatatatattaaagttcgatttatagttattttttttaaatagagttAATAATATTAGTTCAccttttataataaaagaaacATGTTATGATTAAGTTATTCACTTAAAATGCGGGAATAATCTTATTTAGCAGAGTGGTTTATTAAAGGTAAGTGGTGTGGTTTGAGAAAAAAAAGGGATCCCCGTAAATATGAAGGTATGGGAGATTATGGAAGGGAAAGGGCAAAATGGAGTGAACATCTAACTCCACTTCATAGGTGTtccatttgattttaatatttagatagAATGATTGATAATTTATTGTGACAGTTCTTTGGGCCATAACGAAGGGAGGTTCTCGCACCGTGAGTAAGATGCTTGCATGTGAGCTGGTGGGCAACTAATTCGTTATGGTGCCGTTTCGGGACTCGTAacaggtgaagggtataaaatttgttttcaaaatttttttttttatttaatagtgaaaaaatgtatgacaaatttcttttttcattttttgaattgcaattcaaatgaatgaaatcaaaaaaaaagagCAGATCtaggggaaatgaaaaataaaaatttaagtttcttttatcaaataaactaaattttttccattttcataaGATTTTCGCCGATACAATTCCTATTCTGCCACTACCTGACAATATATCATGGGAATttcaaatctaaaaattttttgtcattggATTGTACTAGGTGAATACAAAACGACAGTGAttactttaaaaaacaattaaaatttcaatcaattcaatgaattgctgtttattttttctaatttatttgatttaattaattcaaattcaattcaaatgaactgGAAATTATACATGCACTGAAttagcaaatttttaattaattcgtttcatacaaaaaatgaattgaatgaaatttgagtcaattcaaattaatttgataaaaattaattgcaatgcatttacaatttaaatgaatttgtcaaatgAATTGCTacgtttctaattcaaatgaatttgtcaaatttcattcaattcattttttgtgagaaaagaattaattcaaaatttgctAATTCAGTGCATGAATAATTcgataggtgaaatcatggacatcggtccattttcaataccaaacaaaccttatcaacagagagcaTTTGTTGTCAGCCCGCTAgttcctttcgtttgggccctatcatgttttcaacagacagacggccaTAGCTAGcttgtcttagaatcttatgggGACCcaggatatacatatatacattttggttctatgaccaatatttcgatatattttttaatggtgggtataataatgtttatatttaatagatttctaaatataaaatacatcgtaactagggtttttaatttcccgatcttttttgattccctggaatttggaaattattttctacattcccgggtacccggctattcccgaaatatataataaatatattataaatttcatataaaaacttagtatATCTGAGCTgcgaattaattaatataatttcagcgtaattcactaaaatcttaatccgtaattaaaaaatgtcagcccttcattccataaatccattcctaatatttaattttttagattcattccaaagcctttgtttaaactgaattaattttaaagttgatgaataacagaatttattcaatctttgaatgattaaatttttgttaaatcaaatcatttacaaaattaattgaaaaaattgtcttaagcctttttgtacaagatttgaattgaagaaaaatttaatcatttaatacatttttgaagctattttgttatggatttgaagaagaaatttaaagaaattagaatgattcaataagaaataaattctataaataatgaattctctttttaaattttcatacgaaaaaccccaaataaataatagtaagcgagatataggcaaaaaactgtaaaaaacatttcactgtttttttgtgaaaacaatagagttctaacttgttttctatgtattttcttcagtttttaattcccgggattcccgactaaaaatcccgggaatcgggtagtgaaaaattggcaaaattcccgggaaatttgtaccgggaattctcGGAATAAAAAACCCTAATCGTAAcccattataattttataccaaaaagaataataataattctatCTCAAATCCGAAATATTGTTAAAacagaatttccaaaaaaaaatatcatcgaTTCTAATAAACGCTAAATTTTAACAGCTGTACCTAATTTGAGTTAGCGTGGGGGCCGATTTGAAATTGTCggatttcaaagaaatttatattttggtcaaaaatttgttaacatttttttttagaatatagAACACACATTTCTAGGACATTTTTAACCCTTTTATATCTGGGTTCAAATAGGAAAGTTATCACTATGTATAATTTTATTGGGTTGCTAATTTACGattttgtaattataattttctagGGCATTATTAACCCCTTTATAGCTGGGTTCAAAATTattcaagtttttaaaaaaattaaccctttactGCGTGAAATTAGTTTTTACATGGAATAGGTTATAAAGTTAATGAagtccaaataaaaaaatattttatttttttaatagttatggTCCAACAGAGTGAACAAATTTATCTTAGCTAATAAATTTCATCTATTTGATAACTTTAATGTCTTGGACAATTTTGACCCCAGATATAAAAGGGTtaataatgcatattttttattatttaacaggAATGGAAACATTTCAgcaaattaggaaccctaaatGCAGCTCAAACTTTTTACTTATAacggaaaaatttaaaaacttaattttcaaaaagaaaatctgtttaaatcattttactaatacaaaattaaaacctACACATACAAGAATCTCGTATTTTTCCAATGGAATATTTTGTAATGTGtagtatattatttttgttattttttaattttttgtttttaaatgatttcattTAGGCCACAAACATATTAGTGAAATTGCAACAATGGCACTTGATTTGCTGGATGCATCGTCCTTTTTCAAAATACCACGTTCCATAGAAACACTGCAGATACGTTGTGGCGTTCATACCGGACCTGTGGTGGCTGGCATTGTTGGAACAAAAATGCCACGTTACTGTCTGTTTGGCGATACCGTCAATACAGCATCACGTATGGAATCGACGGGTGAGGCTCACAAAATACACATCACCGAAGAAATGAACCAGGCTCTAATGAAAGTGGGTGGTTTTAAAACAGAACATCGTGGCCTCATAGATGTTAAAGTGAGTGCAAAACATAATAATGAGCAcgtaattttgttaaataaaaaaaatacttagttgatttatttattatttcttgtataactttttactttttatttcatattttttttttagggcAAAGGACTCATGAATACCTACTGGCTGACGTGCAAAGATGGTCCGGTTAAAGTGCGTGAAGAAATCTCTTGGTTTGCCGATATGCAACCTGTTTTCCTGGAAAATCTTAAATTGGAACCGGCCTATAAAAGTAGCAAACAGAAAAAATGAAATTCCATCAATCATCATGTTGTGTTTCCTGTAAACTCATACTCCTACCACCTAAATCACCACAAACCCACCAACAAATATGTACTTAAATACAATTAataaatagtaatagtaatatgtTGTAGTAGTAAGTGAATGTTGTATGTagtattaatataataaatatatttacttaaatAGTTAGAAACAtgtgtatgtaggtatgtatgatGATGATGTATTTATCATCGACATTTGTAATGCCATCACTAACATCTGTCTAATGATTAGTTTGTTCACTTGGCCAGACAACATACGACGGTTACAAACTTATGTTCAAACATTCCCATATATATGTGGACATTAGGGTGgtcccaactaaaataaaagtttaatcatTCCAAGAtaccatttttcaaaatgttttgacCTGGGTTAAGTATTTGGTGAGCTGCAACAAAGgatcaaaatttcattttttcctATTTCTCTCAAAGAAAGCATATGAAATATTGATATCGTGTGAAAGGTATTTTTCAATGTCATATCTAAAATTATCATGTTGgtccaaaaatattcaaacttttgtaaatatttttcaaaaagttaatttttttttttaaattttgacagaaaattatttaaagtaatttgtttaaattaataagcCTCAAATAATTTCAACTAAACTGATTTTTccgtttttcgaaatttaatctagttcgaattttatttgaatttttggaaaCCTAGTTTTCTCCGATCTATTTTGCAATTCACTAACTATTAACAATCCGACAATCGTAAGTATTGTGTGATTCTCTAACTTCTTTTAAACAATAGTAGGCAATTCGTAGTTGACAAGGAACAATATGTTTCGAAACGTCAAACTCAAGTGACAATTGTAAAGAACAAAACAATAATTGTCGTTTGATTAGCTAACAAAAACTTACTTCACGATAGCGATTATCGTataaaaatgttactgaataACAATTTCGTTAAATATGCCGATAACGCTTATTCTATCCATAGAACCTTTATCCACATTGTGATTGTCTTGAACATATAGCTAAAATCAGATCGGAGAGCAAATGGGTTTCGaagaattcaaataaaattcgaactagattgaatttcgaaaaacggATAAAACTGTTTCGGTGAATTTATATGAGGTTTATAACGTACGTGGGCGGTTCAATAAgtctttttgaatgaaacacaggtttttggatataaaattattttatttttcaacacagTAGTCTCCTTTAAACTCCAAAGTTTCTCCAATATTTGTATTaacgttggagtcaaatctcgaTCTGCCGAGCTATTTCTTTAGGTTTGGAAACaataaatagtcactcggggctaaatccggagaatagggcggatGAGGAAGAAATTCGTAGCCTTATTAATGGATTTTAGCCAACTGAGCACCCTTTCATGGTCTTGATGAAAAATAACTCTTTTCTTGACCAAATGCGGTCGTTTTTTTCAAATCCTAATTAAATCGTCTCAATTAGTTGGCATAACATTCGTTTTGCCCTTTTGAAGATAGTGAATTTGGATTATACCACGTGCATCACTAAAAATAGTCGACATGAATTTATTGGCTGACAAATTCACCTTGGCTTTCTTTAGCAGATTCACCCCGAGAAACCCACTGTTGTGACTGATGTTTGGTCTCTGGCGTGTTGAGATGGATCCACGTTTCGTCCACGGTTATGAAACGGTGCAAAGACTCGTCCATATTGCGGTTGAACAACGCCTAACCCTCCTGCGAAGTTGTCGCACGATTGCTTTTGTGGTCGATTGTAAGCAAACGTGACACCCATCTtgtggaaagctttctcatagcCAAGcgatcattaaaaatttaaactaagtCATGAAAGATGCCTATGTCTTCTACAATCTCACGTTCTTTCGATCGGTCGGGtttttcgggtgtagagacctcaacgtTCGGCATATTCCATGTTACGAAACGAAATTCagaaaaccacttttttacaatTGAAATCGATGGTACAGAgctcccatagtatttatcaagcaaAGCCTTGGTTTG
Proteins encoded in this region:
- the LOC135961912 gene encoding uncharacterized protein LOC135961912, producing MTASTANNCKDMMIQNELNMTTATIARNHHYHHHHHLQLPHHHQHQQQQHHQQQQHLQLPQQQQHCQLDKMSVHSISSEDISTTVGGKCCSAAARNPAIKTGRRIQLMQMIILPFIPILALIVQTSVILQEILDYRAEVADIETQVAMVADLGKVVTRLQLERSEVAFYIFTNGSKERSNLTQRFAVTDQALNNMTTWSEVSVPTSPDDDDYEVLLNRTEFQSRLNEFRDRIRTEPEDNSITDVMNWYTSVNKALLQHLSEQIKEADNSGVWRYLVGFKNLLKSIECQNIASSFGIKYYGRGYLSSDGFVSFIRYEFLARELINSTLNYVPRLTSMYKNITKTAKYKKMKRMSGIVLKNKPNVSDERSAIEYYDSMHNYTDDLRILQKDLRRKIKEYVDEQLRDAAKKEAVGIGILVVVLCVSPIIIILVKNAAATIQMYALNLAQKAKELKREKRKSDSLLFQMLPPSVAMQLKHTQQVPAELYESATIYFSDIVGFTEIAARCTPLEVVTFLNSIYRVFDERIECYDVYKVETIGDSYMVASGLPVKNGHKHISEIATMALDLLDASSFFKIPRSIETLQIRCGVHTGPVVAGIVGTKMPRYCLFGDTVNTASRMESTGEAHKIHITEEMNQALMKVGGFKTEHRGLIDVKGKGLMNTYWLTCKDGPVKVREEISWFADMQPVFLENLKLEPAYKSSKQKK